CTTATCAAGCCCACCTCTACTCCACACACCAAAAGCGAACGAGCAGTTGTATCTATACTTGGCGGTGTCCGAGATAGTGGTGAGCGGTGTCCTAGTTTGAGAGGAGAAAGGTACACAATACCCGATTTACTATGTAAGTAGAACCCTCGGTGACGCCGAAACTAGGTACCCACATTTCGAAAAAGTCGCTTTGGTTTTATTAAgtgcatctagaaaattaaaaccttactttcagtgTCATCCCATATGCGTCGTAACGTCGTACCCCCTAAGGAACGTCATGCATAAACCTGAACTCTCAGGCCGACTAGCAAAGTGGGCTGTGGAGATTAACGGGTATGATATTGAATACAAACCCCGAACTGCAATCAAATCCCAAATACTGGCAGATTTCGTGGCCGATTTTGTGCCGGCCATGATCCCCGAGGTCGACAAGGAGATGCTTCTTTCCTAGGGGACTAGCACGGGAGTCTGGACCCTTTACACGGATGGTACGTCTAATCTAAAAGGGTCCGGGTTAGGGATCGTTCTCAAACCTCCCTCAGGTGACATAATAAGCCAATCTATTAGATCAGCTGATTTAACTAAcaacgaagccgagtatgaggctatgattgcaggtttagaactaGTTAAAAGCTTGGGAGCCGAGATCGTAGAGGCCAAATGCGATTCTCTCCTGGTGGTCAACCTAACAAACGGAACCTTCGAAATCAAAGATCATAGAATGCAGAGATATCAGGAAAAATTGCAGGTTGTCCTTCGTCGGTTCAAGGAGTGGACGTTGGAACACGTACCCTGGGATCAAAATAATGAGCCGGATGCCCTGGCAAatctgggatcctcggtcgaataAGAAGGGTTCGCCTCCGGAACTGTGGTGCAGTTGACAAAATCAGTCATAGAGACCGGCCGCGCCGAGATAAACTCGACCAGCCTCACTTGGGATTGGAGAAACAAATACATAGACTATCTCCAAACAGGAAAGCTACCATCCGATGCCAAGGAATCAAGGGCCCTCCGAACCAAAGCAGCTAGATTTTGTTTGGTCAATAGCCAGTTGTACCGAAGGTCATTCCACGGCCTCTTGGCGAGATGCCTAGGACCAGGGGAAACCGACTATGTTCTGAGGGAAGTTCACGAGTGGACTTGTGGAAACCATTCGGGAGCCGATTCATTGGTCCGCAAACTGATCAGAGCAAGATACTACTGGAACGGGATGAAGGAAGATGCCAAAACCTTCGTTCGAAAATGTAACGAATGCCAAAGGCACGCCCCATCAATATCAATCCGGGGAAGAGCTCCATCTGGTCCTCTCaccatggccattcatgaaatagGGCATGGATATAGTGGGACCTTTGCCATGGGCCCCAGGTAAGACATAATTTATTTTAcatatgactgattatttctctaaatgggtcgaAGCACAGGAACTCGAGAAAGTCAGGGAAAAAGAGGTCATTGATTTCATTTACGACCATATAATCTGTCGTTTCAGGGTACCAGCGAAAATCGCGTATGATAACGGGAAACAGTTCATAGGTAGCAAGGTCAGCAAGTTTTTCGAAGaatacaaaatcaagaaaatcttatCAACCCCGTATCATCTGAGCGCGAATGGCCAGGCCGAGTCTACCAATAAAACCATACTGCAGAATTTAAAGAAAAGACTGGCCGGCTCTAAGCATCGATGGAAGGAGGTTCTGCCTGAGGTTTTATGGGCTTACCGCATAACGGTAAGATCAAGCACCGGGGAGACTCCATTTTCCCTTGCATATGGAGCCGAGGCCCTGATACCCGTCGGGGTTGGTGAGCCAAGCTTAAGATTCCGTTACGCCACTGAAGACTCGAACCATGAAGCAATGTCTATCAATCTGAATCTCGTGGACGAAAGGAGAGAAGCTGCTTATATCCGGATAGCCGCACAAAAGCAGATGATGCAAAGGTATTATAACTGGAGGACCAACCTCAAGCATTTTCAAATTGGGGACTTAGTACTGAGGAAGGTCATATTTCATACGAAGAACCCTTACGAAGGGAAATTAGCCCCGAATTGGGAGGGACCGTACAGAGTCACTGGAATAATCAGGAAAGGTTCTTGTCAGCTGGAGAACGAAGACGGACAACAGCTGAAAAACAACTGGAATGTAGCACACCTAAAACGATATTACTGTTAAAGGTACAAATaacttttcttttgcttttttctCTCTCCATCTAACCACGCAGGGATACAGTCCGAGGGACAACGAAACAGCACAGCGGACACTCGGAAGTCATagacttaggactgaaagcacgcgctgcactctttttccctttgaccgttttgtcccgaagtgggttttcggtaaggtttttaatgaggcagcgctGAACAACGTGCTACACATATAGAGCATACCGATCAAAGACCGGAGATCGGGGACTGCACAGACCGAAGTACCCGAGCCGTCATACTTCAGACTCGAatactaggggactatcataccaTGAGTTAAGTGATAACTATGTAAAAGCCAAGGCCCGAACGA
The nucleotide sequence above comes from Lycium barbarum isolate Lr01 chromosome 3, ASM1917538v2, whole genome shotgun sequence. Encoded proteins:
- the LOC132634403 gene encoding uncharacterized protein LOC132634403 encodes the protein MEVYIDDIVVKSLRADDHLKFLQETFNILRKYNVKLNLEKYAFGIGSGKFLEFMVSNREIEINPDKIKEIEDITVINDIKGVQRLTGRIAAVSRFISRSSDRSRRFFSLLKKTTDFAWTPECQMALGELKRSADLTNNEAEYEAMIAGLELVKSLGAEIVEAKCDSLLVVNLTNGTFEIKDHRMQRYQEKLQVVLRRFKEWTLEHLTKSVIETGRAEINSTSLTWDWRNKYIDYLQTGKLPSDAKESRALRTKAARFCLVNSQLYRRSFHGLLARCLGPGETDYVLREVHEWTCGNHSGADSLVRKLIRARYYWNGMKEDAKTFVRKCNECQRHAPSISIRGRAPSGPLTMAIHEIGHGYSGTFAMGPRVPAKIAYDNGKQFIGSKVSKFFEEYKIKKILSTPYHLSANGQAESTNKTILQNLKKRLAGSKHRWKEVLPEVLWAYRITVRSSTGETPFSLAYGAEALIPVGVGEPSLRFRYATEDSNHEAMSINLNLVDERREAAYIRIAAQKQMMQRYYNWRTNLKHFQIGDLVLRKVIFHTKNPYEGKLAPNWEGPYRVTGIIRKGSCQLENEDGQQLKNNWNVAHLKRYYC